CGCGGTGTCCGCTTTTTTGTGTCGCATTTCAGGCCCTTGAGATATTGGCTTTGACGCAATGAAAAACGCCCGGGGCGTGAGCCCCGGGCGTCGTTGTCACCGCACGCGTGCAGTTTGGCGCATCAGGCGGCGCCGAGCAGCCCGTGCGGGTCGAGGACGAACTTGCTCGCCACGCCCTGGTCGAACTGCTCGTAACCGCTGGGCGCGTCTTCAAGCGAGATCACCTGAGCGTTGACGATTTCGGCGATGTTCAGGCGCCCGTGCAAAATCGCCTGCATCAGCTGGCGGTTGTACTGCACCACCGGGGTCTGGCCGGTGTGGAAGGAGAGCCCTTTCGCCCAGCCTTGGCCAAAGCGCAGACTGAGGCTGCCGGTTTGCGCGGCCTTCTCTGCCGCACCCGGGTCTTCGGTGACATAGAGGCCGGGAATGCCGATGGAGCCGCCTTCGCGAGTCACTTCCATCATCTGGTTGAGCACCACCGCCGGCTGCTCCTTGCCGCTATGGCCCACCGCCTCGAAGCCTACCGCGTCGATGGCGCTGTCCACGCTCGGCTCGCCGACCACCGCGGCAATCATTTCGCCCAGGCGATCGTGCTGGGAGAGATCGATCGGCACGAAGCCCATCTTGCGCGCATGCTCGAGGCGCGCCTTGTTGAAGTCGCCGATCATGACGACCGCCGCGCCGAGAAGACGCGCCGAAGCCGCCGCGGCCAAACCCACCGGGCCGGCACCGGCGACGTACACCGTGGAGCCCGCACCGACGCCGGCTTTCAACGCGCCGTGGAAGCCGGTGGGCAGAATGTCGCTCAACATGGTCAGATCGCGAATCTGGTTCATGGCCTGGTCGCGGTCCGGGAATTTCAGCAGATTGAAATCGGCGTAGGGCACCATGACGTAGTGCGCCTGGCCGCCGACCCAGCCGCCCATGTCGACATAGCCGTAGGCGCCGCCGGCGCGGTCGTCGTTGACGTGCAGGCAAAGGCCGGTGTGGCCTTCCTTACAGGTACGGCAGCGCCCGCAGGCGACGTTGAACGGCACGGAGACGATGTCGCCGATACTCAGAAACTCGACGCCCTTGCCCTTCTCGATCACCTCACCGGTGATCTCGTGGCCCAGCACCATGCCTTTCGGGGCGGTGGTGCGCCCGCGCACCATGTGCTGGTCGGAGCCGCAGATATTGGTCGATACGACTTTCAAAATGACGCCGTGGTCGATGGGCTTGCCGTTGGGGGTTTCCATTTTCGGGTAGTCGATGTTCTGGACCTCGACCTTGCCGTCACCGACATAGACAACACCGCGATTGTTGGACATGGATAATCCTCTCTTCCGGGTGCGGCCGCGATTATGAGTCGCGCTGCATCGTTATTCTTGAGTGAAACTGGCGTGTTTGACGCAATCCCGACGGCAAGCGCCGACGATCCGCCAAACGGCATCAGGTGCCGCTTCAGCATGGTTGATTCGCGCGCGGATAAGTTACCCACAGACGACATCGAACGGCGGATGGGCGACCTGTTTCGGCACGCGTCACGATTTTGTCGTAAATGTCGCAAATACGCCGAGCGGTGACGTGGGCAAGCATCTTGGGGGCAAGGCCCGGCGATACTATCGCGGCATGATAGCGTCGCAAGCCCATCCCAACGCGCGGCGCTAAC
The window above is part of the Halomonas sp. GD1P12 genome. Proteins encoded here:
- the fdhA gene encoding formaldehyde dehydrogenase, glutathione-independent, whose protein sequence is MSNNRGVVYVGDGKVEVQNIDYPKMETPNGKPIDHGVILKVVSTNICGSDQHMVRGRTTAPKGMVLGHEITGEVIEKGKGVEFLSIGDIVSVPFNVACGRCRTCKEGHTGLCLHVNDDRAGGAYGYVDMGGWVGGQAHYVMVPYADFNLLKFPDRDQAMNQIRDLTMLSDILPTGFHGALKAGVGAGSTVYVAGAGPVGLAAAASARLLGAAVVMIGDFNKARLEHARKMGFVPIDLSQHDRLGEMIAAVVGEPSVDSAIDAVGFEAVGHSGKEQPAVVLNQMMEVTREGGSIGIPGLYVTEDPGAAEKAAQTGSLSLRFGQGWAKGLSFHTGQTPVVQYNRQLMQAILHGRLNIAEIVNAQVISLEDAPSGYEQFDQGVASKFVLDPHGLLGAA